In Octopus sinensis linkage group LG15, ASM634580v1, whole genome shotgun sequence, the genomic stretch GTTTGTCTCTTTAACTCCCTGATAAATTACTGCATGTCCCTTTAGTTTGACTCCCCAAGAGACTCTTGTAAGTAACATGAGTTCAATAACCCGCATACTGCCATATTTACTAAGTTAAGTAAAATTTATTCAGTAGTTAATACATGGGAAAATGACAGACTTGAAATGAGATATTTTAAGCTGACAAGGAATTCTATCTCACTATGTATGGCATGTTAGGAATGCATCTTCTGTAGCCCAAAAGCAAACAATGCCCTGTGTGTGGACAGgatggatggaaactgtatggaaacctgtcatatgtataataaatatctatgtctgtgtagGCATGGCCATGTGTCTCTGTCTGAATGTTTATGGTCTCTCCTTTGCATGAAAGTGTTGAGCTACAAACAGTGTAAGTTAGTGAAATTTCTTGTTCACAAGTTCAGCACTTTCAGATGAGTGAAACAAAAGAAGTCTCTTACATGAAACACAGATATGGGCTAGTAACAAGAACGATATCAGCTGTAAAATAATACTTCAATAATAAGTGTTCATCTTACTCATGTTACCATAGAAAAATGAATGCGAAATGAATGAACAGCAGAGATCCAAGTAGGGAACATTATGGTAGTGAATGGGTTAAAATAAAACACCAAAAGTTCTTGTCTCGGATGCTTTCTCAACCTGACATGTTTCCAAGatacttcattttttaaaaaattttattattaatttcaaaataattggaTCAACATCAACTCTTCAGTTTCTCCTCTGATTCTTTAGCGAGAGTTTCCTTCATAAAATCTCTTCGAGCAGTCATTGGTAGAGATTTCATTCGAACAGAAATCTTTGTGTTGCCAAATGGTGTGTAAATTTTCTTGCCATCTTCACCAAGCAAAGCATACAATGCTGCATTTCTTTGCAGCAACAAGTTATAAAATTCTATTCCGCCTTCAATATAATCCTTCCCTAATTTTGCAGCTTTCGAATCGGCATGCTGGTCTCTCCGGCGCTGGTAAATATCATGCATAAATAAGTAGCTTCCTAAGGCCATAAAGTAGAAGGAACTAGCCAGGAAAATCTTGCCAAACCACTTCATCCTATGATTGAGGCGATAAAGGCCATCCATTGCAAAATAAGcacaataaaatgcactcatgtTGAACACCAATAGACTGCAATCAATGGAGATGCTGTGGTCTGCAGCATAATAAATTTCTCGTGCAATAGCAAACTTTTTAGCTTTGtcgctcataattatagaatttgaaAATTTCTGTCCATTTTCAGTATTCCAATCAATAGATTTGTTTTTCAGCTTTAGGTGTGTTGTATGGATGTCTGACAATTGTTTGTAGCTGAAGAAGATCGGGAGGCCGACTATGGCACCACTCTTCATGTTTAAACTACCTTTGTGAATGACGTCCTGGCCATAGTTAACAAACATTTCAAGTCTACTCTCCAAATGAGGATCAAGGTTTATTTTGAAAAGTGTCTGTAAagacaaagaagagaaataaaaacattgaataaatgccaaaaaacaacgacaacaaaacatttgaacaaaataataataatcataatgataataataataactgcttctattataggcacaaggcttacaattttggggaagggtgcAAGTAAATCACATTGACTCagttactcaactggtacttattttattgaccccgaaaagatggaaggcaaagtcaaccttggtggaatttgaacccagaatgtaaagatagacagaatactgcaaagcattttgtccagcatgctaacaattttaccaacttgccaccttaatagtaataacaatgatgatttcaaattttggcacaaggccagcaatttcggaggaggggtaagtcgattacacttgactggtacttgttttaacaacttggtggaattgaacccagaacataaagacagacaaaatgctgctaagcaatttgtccagcctgataacaattctgccagct encodes the following:
- the LOC115220008 gene encoding transmembrane protein 177; translation: MASNTFRSQAIAAVVVSVTAVIKAIPETLGITKYKEFFQFYDATKPKPIDDDTNELIEETLFKINLDPHLESRLEMFVNYGQDVIHKGSLNMKSGAIVGLPIFFSYKQLSDIHTTHLKLKNKSIDWNTENGQKFSNSIIMSDKAKKFAIAREIYYAADHSISIDCSLLVFNMSAFYCAYFAMDGLYRLNHRMKWFGKIFLASSFYFMALGSYLFMHDIYQRRRDQHADSKAAKLGKDYIEGGIEFYNLLLQRNAALYALLGEDGKKIYTPFGNTKISVRMKSLPMTARRDFMKETLAKESEEKLKS